The following proteins are encoded in a genomic region of Micromonospora olivasterospora:
- a CDS encoding ATP-binding protein, with amino-acid sequence MAEILLSVGEPKIRQFQNKKQIAAIAELVWNALDANATYVEVELERTLTGAVDRILVSDNGEGITPEQAQESFREYGDTWKSSRTHTSGHQRILHGQNGEGRLYAFSLGEHLTWTSIAKVDGRNVQTRITVSRNRPTVWNIGDPVETTESTGTKVAITVPQGKRHRALESSEAPDNLAARLAFYLRAYPGIKVVYDGVILDPENIIQDIVDLRLDLPPEYVSEAPPIVTFVEWKTRITDRKMLICNAEGIALAEYGEDWHDAVVSFTPYLRWRGFSDMTADGIHMLTMSHAPLLYAAEQAVRKHVSRRRSEISSQVVEQLKTEGLYPYDLTETSPTQMVERQTFDLVVTVARTALPPRGAPRQLSVNLIQAALERDPSDLHGILDRVLSLSPEERSHLGRLIDDTQLSSIISATNTIIDRLNFIGGLRKLLADPQLRRELREVDQLHPMIAKNLWLFGEEWTLARTEVGLTSVLREYLHNLGEAVTLENELERVAREDGRSGRVDILLFRGIGDERHNERLVVELKRPTVKVGRTELDQVKSYARAIVDDPQYRGVKCKWKFILATYDYDEAINRDIRQRDKPPGLADDQEEYELWVYSWGELLDAAERKLFFFRKQLEYEATDERVTRYLRESYQEYIPETLHAPSAQE; translated from the coding sequence ATGGCAGAGATTCTTCTTTCAGTCGGTGAGCCCAAGATTAGGCAGTTCCAAAACAAGAAGCAGATCGCCGCGATAGCCGAACTTGTTTGGAATGCGCTGGATGCCAACGCGACGTATGTGGAAGTTGAACTCGAACGCACCTTGACTGGTGCGGTCGATCGAATTTTGGTTAGCGACAACGGCGAAGGCATCACCCCTGAGCAGGCTCAGGAATCCTTCCGTGAATACGGCGACACCTGGAAGTCGAGTCGCACTCACACTAGCGGACATCAACGCATTCTCCACGGACAGAATGGCGAGGGGCGTCTGTACGCCTTTTCGCTGGGAGAGCATCTCACGTGGACTTCGATAGCGAAGGTCGATGGCCGCAATGTGCAAACCCGTATCACCGTCAGCCGCAACCGGCCAACGGTCTGGAACATTGGTGATCCGGTCGAGACAACCGAAAGCACAGGGACCAAGGTCGCCATTACCGTGCCTCAGGGTAAGCGGCACCGGGCTCTAGAAAGCTCAGAAGCGCCGGACAATCTGGCTGCAAGGCTTGCGTTCTACCTGAGGGCGTACCCCGGGATCAAGGTCGTGTACGACGGAGTGATCCTCGATCCGGAAAACATCATTCAGGACATCGTTGACCTCCGTCTAGACCTGCCTCCGGAGTATGTTTCCGAAGCGCCACCGATCGTGACATTTGTAGAGTGGAAGACTCGCATAACCGATCGGAAGATGCTCATCTGCAATGCGGAGGGGATTGCGCTCGCTGAGTACGGGGAAGACTGGCATGACGCTGTAGTTTCTTTCACTCCTTACCTGCGTTGGCGCGGCTTCAGCGACATGACCGCTGACGGCATTCATATGTTAACTATGAGCCACGCACCTTTGCTGTACGCCGCTGAGCAGGCAGTTCGAAAGCATGTATCAAGGCGGCGGAGCGAGATTTCTAGTCAGGTCGTCGAGCAGTTGAAGACCGAGGGTCTGTACCCGTACGACTTGACGGAAACGAGTCCTACTCAGATGGTCGAGCGCCAAACGTTCGACCTCGTCGTTACGGTGGCACGTACCGCTCTGCCGCCACGTGGGGCGCCCCGCCAGCTCTCCGTTAACCTGATTCAGGCTGCACTCGAACGAGATCCCAGCGATCTTCATGGCATCCTTGATCGTGTTCTATCCCTAAGTCCTGAAGAGCGATCGCATCTAGGCCGTCTCATTGACGACACCCAACTGTCGAGCATCATCAGCGCGACGAACACGATCATCGACCGGCTCAATTTCATCGGAGGGTTGCGCAAGCTGCTCGCAGATCCGCAACTTCGCCGTGAGTTGAGGGAGGTCGACCAACTCCATCCGATGATCGCCAAGAACTTGTGGCTCTTCGGCGAAGAGTGGACACTTGCTCGCACGGAGGTTGGGTTGACCTCGGTGCTTCGAGAGTATCTCCACAACCTAGGTGAAGCGGTTACCCTCGAAAACGAACTTGAAAGAGTGGCGCGTGAAGATGGGCGCAGCGGTCGGGTCGATATTCTGCTATTTCGAGGCATAGGCGACGAGCGACACAACGAACGGCTTGTTGTGGAACTCAAGCGCCCAACGGTCAAGGTGGGTCGGACCGAGCTGGATCAGGTGAAGTCGTACGCTAGAGCGATTGTGGATGACCCGCAGTATCGCGGTGTAAAGTGTAAGTGGAAGTTCATTCTCGCAACTTATGACTACGACGAAGCGATTAACCGCGATATCCGCCAGCGCGACAAACCTCCGGGACTAGCTGACGACCAGGAGGAGTACGAGCTGTGGGTCTATAGCTGGGGTGAACTACTGGACGCCGCGGAGCGCAAGCTGTTCTTCTTCCGCAAACAGCTTGAATACGAGGCCACCGATGAGCGTGTGACGCGCTATCTCCGGGAGAGTTATCAGGAGTACATTCCTGAAACGCTCCATGCGCCGTCCGCCCAGGAGTAG
- a CDS encoding ImmA/IrrE family metallo-endopeptidase translates to MTAARERAEAPALAAAAFQPHALTLARQWRRIRKKELARQVGVTAAAVSQYELAQSRPAPATLARLALALAVPVRFFATGIPAPATAGHPHFRSLRTTTQAERDQALAFGQIAWRVVDAIEQHLELPVLRLPSIDLPEDACSRDLETAAVATRHALGLGDEPVPHMVRLLEATGVVVLTLPDVSEQVDAFSHWYGTRPFVFLNPSKNDKARSRMDAAHELAHLLLHHDAEPGSQILEREATAFGSQILAPDSQLRDELPARLDFEQLRKTKRRWGLSLKALVYRGHAMGVYSDYTYRRAMNKLAEWGYPEPAELGPREQPSLLGKAAAVLAEQQHTLTSVARQAGMSADLLQVVLSAGSEAAPRVIVEA, encoded by the coding sequence GTGACGGCCGCCCGCGAGCGGGCAGAAGCGCCGGCGCTGGCAGCAGCGGCATTTCAGCCGCACGCGCTGACGCTCGCGCGGCAGTGGCGACGGATCCGCAAGAAGGAGTTGGCCCGCCAAGTGGGTGTCACTGCTGCTGCAGTGAGCCAGTACGAGCTGGCGCAGTCCCGCCCGGCACCCGCGACGCTGGCCCGCCTCGCCCTCGCCCTCGCCGTCCCGGTCCGGTTCTTCGCCACCGGCATACCCGCCCCGGCCACAGCAGGACACCCGCACTTCCGCAGCCTGCGCACCACTACGCAGGCTGAGCGGGATCAAGCCCTTGCATTCGGTCAAATCGCGTGGCGCGTCGTTGACGCCATCGAACAGCACCTAGAGCTACCGGTACTTCGTCTGCCATCGATTGATCTCCCGGAGGACGCCTGCAGCCGCGACCTCGAAACGGCAGCAGTGGCCACCCGCCACGCCCTCGGTCTGGGCGACGAACCTGTGCCTCACATGGTCCGCCTGCTTGAGGCGACCGGAGTCGTCGTGCTCACGCTGCCGGACGTCTCGGAACAGGTTGACGCCTTCTCCCACTGGTACGGAACGCGACCGTTCGTATTCCTCAACCCGAGCAAGAACGACAAGGCTCGCTCCCGCATGGACGCGGCCCACGAGCTGGCTCACCTGCTGCTGCACCACGACGCCGAACCCGGCTCCCAGATCCTCGAACGGGAAGCGACAGCCTTCGGCTCCCAGATCCTCGCGCCAGACAGCCAGCTCCGAGACGAGCTTCCCGCCCGACTCGACTTCGAGCAGCTCCGGAAGACCAAACGCCGTTGGGGCCTCTCGCTCAAGGCGCTCGTGTACCGAGGCCACGCCATGGGCGTCTACAGCGACTACACATACCGGCGCGCCATGAACAAGCTCGCCGAGTGGGGCTACCCGGAGCCCGCAGAACTGGGCCCCCGCGAACAGCCCTCACTCTTAGGCAAGGCAGCTGCTGTTCTCGCTGAACAGCAGCACACTCTGACCTCCGTAGCGCGGCAGGCCGGCATGTCAGCCGACCTGCTCCAGGTAGTCCTGTCCGCAGGCTCGGAAGCTGCTCCGCGAGTCATAGTCGAGGCGTAG
- a CDS encoding DNA cytosine methyltransferase, which yields MFSGCGGMDLGAEQTKRVGVVWANDIEPWAVETYRRNLGRHIVAEDIAELDVPEVPCDILLAGPPCQDYSTLWNHDGLKTARGNLFRHVARFLDGLRPAAFVLENVPGLLSANHGAAWTLVRHALRSPSSFVSGPRNGPGVRYDLSAQVIDMADLGVPQHRERLIVVGVRRDLKVRPPIIPDTYAGRHVTVADALDRSPLPDDAPNHERGLDGPEVIKRLELIPPGANYGVIPEGHPSAVKGLISHVYRRLDPDKPAYTMIAGGGGGTHGYHHVEPRRLSNREKARLQGFPDDFVFEHGTVRNRASAYARVRRQIGNAVPPPAAREIVDALTQVLLSAGVPTRKAAELSAARRLASRTTPHRERQAERKAAGQ from the coding sequence ATGTTCTCCGGCTGTGGCGGCATGGACCTCGGCGCCGAGCAAACCAAGCGCGTAGGCGTCGTCTGGGCCAATGACATCGAGCCATGGGCCGTGGAGACGTACAGGCGAAACCTGGGACGGCACATCGTTGCCGAGGATATTGCCGAGCTCGACGTGCCGGAGGTGCCCTGCGACATCCTGCTCGCCGGGCCGCCGTGCCAGGACTACTCCACGCTGTGGAACCACGATGGGCTGAAGACCGCGCGGGGCAACCTGTTCCGCCACGTCGCGCGTTTCCTGGACGGGCTGCGTCCTGCGGCGTTCGTGCTCGAGAACGTGCCTGGCTTGCTCTCCGCCAACCACGGGGCGGCGTGGACTCTCGTCAGGCACGCCCTGCGTTCGCCGTCGAGCTTCGTGAGTGGCCCAAGGAACGGGCCAGGGGTGCGGTACGACCTGTCTGCGCAGGTTATCGACATGGCGGACCTGGGCGTTCCGCAGCACCGAGAGCGCCTCATTGTCGTGGGGGTGCGCCGGGACCTCAAGGTCCGCCCGCCGATCATTCCGGACACGTATGCCGGGCGACACGTGACAGTCGCCGATGCGCTCGACAGAAGTCCGCTTCCCGACGACGCGCCGAACCACGAGCGCGGGCTCGACGGCCCCGAGGTAATCAAGAGGCTCGAGCTCATTCCACCAGGGGCGAACTACGGCGTCATCCCGGAAGGGCACCCGTCTGCGGTCAAGGGGCTGATCAGCCACGTTTACCGGCGGCTGGACCCGGACAAGCCGGCGTACACCATGATCGCGGGCGGCGGCGGGGGAACACACGGCTACCACCACGTCGAGCCGCGGCGGCTGAGCAACCGCGAGAAAGCGCGGCTGCAGGGTTTCCCCGACGACTTCGTCTTCGAACACGGGACTGTGCGCAACCGGGCGTCGGCGTACGCTCGCGTCCGCCGGCAGATCGGCAACGCGGTCCCGCCTCCGGCGGCCAGGGAGATCGTCGACGCGCTGACGCAAGTCCTGCTGTCGGCAGGCGTGCCGACGCGCAAGGCAGCCGAGCTGTCCGCAGCGCGCCGGCTGGCAAGCCGTACCACCCCCCATCGCGAGCGCCAAGCCGAGAGGAAGGCAGCCGGCCAGTGA
- a CDS encoding ATP-binding protein, producing MTDPRDLPDELPVVAALRSLSVFSADQAGAYREHFQRLAEALGADVPTRLAQHVAAWAESGQAGAVVLTGNAGTGKTAVAETYCHAVGGDLPAGDDLHQVAEGRWVVKDLSGLPDDAARRSTLQAVLNGLETGSDQYLVCANEGVLRDALDILDHDGLASALEQALRSGAAEVGKLVVVNVNRQRPTAPGLWDALLDFLVREELWSGCDGCPFDLGICPMRSNADALRNPRVREQLRTLVRLGAGEAVPTIREVLSVLAWAVVGDRTCKHVKTAARDMERAAFTATDGYFTRVVGGGLTLEAIERSPLMSGMRTAQLGHVSDLEIDGWLRDTTGSPDEVRLLAGDPSLLDDGPDGSLALAGSRSPLDRVRTKQGTMTFHHLGELVSTSEDPTKVDDGLDALVSGDRDSNAPAQVLWRQRLYFEASQALGSADVASRRLLGYRYVADLVRLAQKAARIEDVVLEISELVRGLNFLVTGFSSPNEGLVVPDPACLFARDPGSFRPARPSLVYGLVPLERLSVRVPDRGLVERLLDVDHVDVELAMNGRDDLSLRIRPKMYEAIREAADFQGPVGQGVAEMNDLRGFYSRLASAEVAGDAIRVADPDSDPPALVKVNLPYFATSRRA from the coding sequence GTGACAGACCCCCGAGACCTGCCGGACGAACTGCCCGTTGTCGCCGCCCTGAGGTCGCTGTCGGTTTTCAGCGCCGACCAGGCGGGTGCCTATCGTGAGCACTTCCAGCGCCTCGCCGAGGCGCTCGGTGCTGACGTGCCCACCCGCCTGGCGCAGCACGTTGCCGCGTGGGCCGAATCCGGGCAAGCTGGGGCCGTCGTGTTGACCGGCAACGCCGGCACGGGCAAAACTGCAGTGGCAGAGACGTACTGCCACGCTGTGGGTGGCGACCTTCCCGCAGGTGACGACCTGCATCAGGTCGCCGAGGGCCGCTGGGTGGTCAAGGACCTCTCAGGACTGCCGGACGACGCAGCGCGGCGCTCGACGCTCCAGGCGGTCCTCAACGGCCTGGAGACAGGATCGGACCAGTACCTGGTGTGCGCAAACGAGGGCGTCCTGCGCGACGCGCTCGACATCCTCGACCACGACGGCCTCGCCTCGGCCCTGGAGCAGGCGCTGCGCAGCGGGGCTGCCGAGGTCGGCAAGCTAGTGGTGGTCAACGTCAACCGCCAACGCCCGACAGCGCCCGGGCTGTGGGACGCCCTGCTGGACTTCCTCGTGCGCGAAGAGCTGTGGTCCGGCTGCGACGGCTGCCCGTTCGACCTCGGCATCTGCCCCATGCGCAGCAACGCCGACGCGCTGCGGAATCCGCGCGTGCGCGAGCAGCTGCGGACCCTGGTCCGCCTCGGCGCTGGCGAAGCCGTGCCGACGATCCGGGAGGTCTTGTCGGTGCTCGCCTGGGCGGTCGTCGGTGACCGGACTTGCAAGCACGTCAAGACAGCGGCGCGGGACATGGAAAGGGCCGCCTTCACCGCCACCGACGGTTACTTCACCCGAGTGGTGGGCGGAGGGCTCACTCTCGAAGCGATCGAGCGCTCACCGCTGATGTCGGGGATGCGCACCGCGCAGCTGGGGCACGTCAGCGACTTGGAAATCGACGGCTGGCTGCGGGACACCACCGGGTCACCCGACGAGGTTCGGCTGCTCGCCGGCGACCCTTCGCTGCTCGATGACGGGCCCGACGGCAGCCTCGCCCTGGCTGGGAGCCGCTCGCCGCTGGACAGGGTGCGGACGAAGCAAGGGACCATGACGTTCCACCACCTCGGTGAGCTCGTCAGTACCAGCGAAGACCCGACGAAGGTCGACGACGGGTTGGACGCGCTCGTGTCCGGAGACAGGGACAGCAACGCGCCCGCCCAGGTGCTGTGGCGCCAGCGCCTGTACTTCGAGGCGAGCCAGGCGTTGGGCAGCGCAGACGTCGCGTCGAGGCGGCTGCTGGGGTATCGCTACGTGGCAGACCTCGTCCGCTTGGCGCAGAAGGCCGCCCGCATCGAGGATGTCGTCCTCGAAATTTCAGAGCTGGTCCGTGGCCTCAACTTCCTCGTCACCGGGTTCTCCAGCCCGAACGAGGGGCTCGTCGTGCCGGACCCCGCGTGCCTGTTTGCCCGCGACCCCGGCTCCTTCCGGCCGGCGCGACCGTCGCTGGTGTACGGGCTCGTGCCGCTGGAGCGGCTGTCGGTGCGAGTCCCTGACCGCGGGCTCGTGGAGCGGCTGCTCGACGTCGACCACGTCGACGTCGAGCTTGCCATGAACGGTCGCGACGACCTGTCCTTGCGGATTCGGCCAAAAATGTACGAGGCCATCCGCGAGGCTGCCGACTTTCAGGGACCCGTCGGGCAGGGCGTCGCCGAGATGAACGACCTGCGCGGCTTCTACAGCCGCCTCGCCTCGGCGGAGGTCGCGGGCGATGCCATTCGAGTCGCCGACCCCGACTCCGACCCGCCGGCCCTGGTCAAGGTCAACTTGCCGTACTTCGCGACTTCCCGGAGGGCGTAG
- a CDS encoding helicase HerA-like domain-containing protein, whose translation MRGTSKFVLVEGVPTSLALGMATAWTEELPPLAVVSDSPRRFGIHALTGSGTGLRNRYPQGIVLVLCEGLQVPDRSGLNLFENVSPGVLLESPEGLVTIARQEPAASLDGPVRAVREAITRVGSAHKPSAAQVAAYFDRVAAGEDPLKCLPYLGAFADTATGDRVDADRIGDNLALAARRTSDDVLRPTAYTEIRRRAETVLGRRPRLRNEPSEASAAAAAVMTMLQSGSEQLLQELEFDEAREILEQRTKDLADVALQALVDYQRRHEDERISLLPWPRYHSRTEELRRSAQQRDAARDLLDLDEAQAHGIFDRQTRIKLEKLLRDRAISGSNPSCPESALIRALQQLGGPLKRISLLSPKPPAENAKANRSGAVRIITLGCARLRLGGLMRRLESRGVEVDGLLLQPADTDKTIEASFHDADLASGELALLQLRLYASDGTTVQVDWRPDLDDAALLRAALLFAEETALTLATSEEPTLSSFCSDEAPSAQPVSSELKPLAHELRELARLSLQEGLNPQPLRRWAASWATASNERAPGVEAESAEALSLAGAVAGRAHCVALTGFAPLKAEWLAQYLDALWSLLDAAAGTAEDKPVAATAAGIARATATHHPAHVRACLRDKAMLPTSEGRLWSLYGGTNTRDESGYAGAALTSVVVRLLTLQPEAAGHLRCLAYGPGAADLLVSQAVKLIGRRTGRGTVAKIEVFCIGEEPSDRPHWRTLARADEELRDSRDVLELRYLDSLARARDVLQQPGSPNPAVHLALVTGISDGGNRLQIEFPEVPAPREDSEVLFAPRTSQRPGKERRMLLMPPATTQAGITWLKLQAAVDESWPEEGEKIPVPEVRTGAMDIAEQLRKVHDLALWVATLDRYATRDSLEQALGADRIAILHQERRLGGDSPLSLVLSQKSGGPADRAIGRSLRAANIVADRDVAFSVGTDLRKVASQGYGILALEAATSGTGINELVGHVVAFSLLARTTTPWPLPPGCRVLLVSLDEYRHWFPGRRADLLAIALDPCEEGVHVAAIEVKARRSDEADAAAGALDQLNQTLAATRWAAYPEPGSIHSRLWLNRIAEAAYSVARESRFKLDAGELAALEAFRTGTGTLEWAGVGLVFGPNVEVSDKYYPREVASDIVPVVLHNIKLTEELLLEAARVRITDLRTVEAERPPLKGGRTRRRPEAKPAEQAQPATAASPDDEPPQPARSAPGETAAAVASGQPTGPEQTSTAEPALAEEPHKQSQPAAAAAEPAAFRAPILGWDATTGEEVRWHPAGPEQGVLQNGHMEVWGSSGMGKTQFTMSLLAQLAHHSGSKFGIADFKNDYSDETGFPHLAGATFLDLWNDGAPYNPLALDDFTDRSVDTAVIELRDTVEVATKSFTRIGVRQRGKLEKALRSAYATGRKEGRWPTLRLLDDELDDDLKGVIGDLTRNELFREGPPLGEVIDQNVVFGLSRIPGNGQTTVLAAGFILSALLLRVQSLPPVPNSVRYIAVVDEAHRVAAFKAVDTMIREGRSKGLGVVLATQQPGDLPDVVATNAQTKVCFRLPDATVAASAARKLNPNDTRLAEQIRTLGKGEALVSFGGTKPRLLRMAQAYRDRRDLELPDEDATTTR comes from the coding sequence ATGAGGGGCACCTCGAAGTTCGTCCTCGTCGAGGGCGTCCCGACCAGCCTCGCTCTAGGTATGGCTACGGCTTGGACCGAGGAGCTCCCGCCGCTGGCCGTGGTTTCCGACTCGCCCCGCCGCTTCGGCATCCACGCGCTGACGGGCTCCGGAACGGGGCTGCGCAACCGTTACCCGCAGGGAATCGTGCTAGTCCTTTGCGAAGGGCTGCAGGTCCCGGACCGCAGCGGCCTTAACCTCTTCGAGAACGTGTCGCCCGGCGTGCTCCTGGAATCCCCCGAAGGTCTGGTCACGATAGCCCGCCAAGAACCGGCAGCAAGCCTCGACGGCCCGGTGCGAGCGGTGCGAGAAGCCATCACCCGCGTGGGCAGCGCCCACAAGCCGAGTGCCGCCCAAGTGGCGGCATACTTCGACCGGGTCGCCGCTGGCGAGGACCCGCTGAAGTGCCTGCCCTACCTGGGTGCCTTCGCTGACACCGCCACTGGCGACAGGGTCGACGCCGACCGGATCGGCGACAACCTCGCCCTGGCCGCCCGCCGCACCAGCGACGACGTCCTGCGGCCGACTGCCTACACCGAGATTCGGCGGCGCGCCGAGACGGTCCTGGGCCGGCGGCCCAGGCTGCGAAACGAGCCCTCGGAGGCTTCGGCCGCTGCAGCGGCGGTGATGACGATGCTGCAGTCTGGGAGCGAGCAACTGCTGCAGGAACTGGAGTTCGACGAGGCCCGCGAGATCCTCGAACAGCGCACTAAGGACCTCGCGGACGTCGCACTGCAGGCGCTGGTCGACTACCAGCGGCGGCACGAGGACGAGCGGATTTCGCTGCTGCCTTGGCCTAGGTACCACTCGCGCACTGAGGAACTGCGCCGCTCAGCCCAGCAACGAGACGCCGCGCGGGACCTGCTCGACCTCGACGAAGCCCAGGCACACGGCATCTTCGACAGGCAGACCAGGATCAAGCTCGAAAAGCTGCTGCGCGACAGGGCCATCAGCGGCAGCAACCCGTCTTGCCCCGAGAGCGCCCTGATCAGGGCGCTGCAGCAGCTCGGTGGGCCGTTAAAGCGCATCAGCCTCCTCAGCCCGAAGCCACCAGCAGAGAACGCGAAGGCGAACCGCAGCGGCGCGGTGCGGATCATCACCCTCGGCTGTGCACGGCTTCGGCTGGGCGGATTGATGCGCCGGCTCGAGAGCCGGGGGGTAGAGGTCGACGGCCTCCTCCTCCAGCCGGCTGACACCGACAAGACTATCGAGGCATCGTTCCACGACGCTGACCTCGCGTCGGGAGAGCTCGCCCTGTTGCAGCTGCGGCTCTATGCCTCTGACGGCACTACCGTCCAGGTCGACTGGCGGCCCGACCTCGACGACGCCGCGCTGCTGCGGGCCGCGCTGCTGTTCGCCGAGGAGACCGCCCTCACCTTGGCGACTTCAGAGGAACCGACCCTTTCGTCGTTCTGCAGCGACGAGGCACCGAGCGCGCAACCGGTATCGAGCGAGCTCAAGCCGCTCGCGCACGAGCTACGCGAGCTGGCACGGCTCTCGCTTCAGGAAGGGCTCAACCCCCAGCCCCTGCGAAGGTGGGCTGCCAGCTGGGCCACCGCCAGCAACGAACGGGCGCCCGGCGTTGAGGCCGAGTCGGCGGAGGCACTCTCGCTGGCGGGCGCGGTCGCAGGCCGGGCCCACTGTGTGGCCCTCACCGGCTTCGCGCCCCTGAAGGCCGAGTGGCTCGCCCAGTACCTCGACGCGCTGTGGTCTCTGCTTGACGCCGCCGCTGGAACGGCTGAGGACAAGCCTGTGGCCGCGACAGCCGCCGGCATCGCCCGCGCGACGGCCACGCACCACCCCGCACACGTCCGTGCCTGCCTGCGGGACAAAGCCATGCTGCCCACCAGCGAGGGCCGGCTGTGGAGCCTCTACGGCGGAACCAACACCCGCGACGAAAGCGGTTACGCCGGCGCAGCGCTCACCTCGGTCGTCGTCCGGCTGCTCACGCTGCAGCCCGAGGCCGCCGGTCATCTGCGCTGCCTCGCCTACGGCCCAGGTGCAGCGGACCTCCTCGTCTCGCAGGCGGTCAAGCTCATCGGCCGCAGGACCGGCCGCGGCACGGTCGCAAAGATCGAGGTGTTCTGCATCGGAGAAGAGCCCAGCGACCGGCCACACTGGCGGACGCTCGCGCGCGCTGACGAGGAACTGCGCGACAGCCGCGACGTGCTGGAGCTGCGCTACCTCGACAGCCTCGCCCGTGCCCGGGATGTCCTGCAGCAGCCCGGGTCCCCGAACCCGGCGGTGCACCTCGCGCTGGTAACCGGCATCAGCGACGGCGGCAACCGGCTCCAGATCGAGTTTCCCGAGGTACCAGCTCCGCGAGAGGACTCTGAGGTCCTCTTTGCTCCCAGAACCTCCCAGCGGCCAGGCAAGGAACGGCGCATGCTCCTGATGCCGCCCGCGACGACGCAGGCCGGCATAACCTGGCTGAAGCTGCAGGCAGCCGTGGACGAATCCTGGCCGGAAGAAGGCGAGAAGATCCCGGTCCCGGAGGTCCGCACCGGAGCCATGGACATCGCCGAGCAGCTGCGGAAGGTTCACGACCTCGCGCTCTGGGTGGCCACCCTCGACCGCTATGCCACCCGCGACAGTCTCGAGCAGGCCCTCGGTGCCGACCGCATCGCCATCCTGCACCAGGAGCGCCGCCTCGGTGGCGACAGCCCGCTGTCCCTGGTGCTGAGCCAGAAGTCGGGCGGCCCCGCCGACCGCGCCATCGGCCGCAGCCTCCGGGCGGCCAACATCGTCGCCGACCGAGACGTTGCCTTCAGCGTCGGAACAGACCTCCGCAAGGTCGCCAGCCAAGGCTACGGAATCCTGGCTCTCGAGGCCGCCACCAGCGGCACAGGCATCAACGAACTCGTCGGCCACGTCGTGGCCTTCTCGCTGCTCGCCCGCACCACCACGCCCTGGCCCCTGCCGCCCGGGTGCCGCGTCCTGCTCGTCAGCCTCGACGAGTACCGGCACTGGTTCCCCGGCCGCCGCGCGGACCTGCTCGCGATCGCACTCGACCCCTGCGAGGAAGGGGTCCACGTCGCGGCCATCGAGGTGAAGGCGAGGCGCAGCGACGAAGCCGACGCCGCTGCCGGCGCGCTCGACCAGCTCAACCAGACGCTCGCCGCCACGAGGTGGGCCGCCTACCCGGAGCCCGGCTCGATCCACAGCCGCCTGTGGCTCAACCGCATTGCGGAGGCCGCCTACTCGGTCGCCCGCGAGTCGCGCTTCAAGCTCGACGCGGGTGAACTGGCGGCGCTCGAAGCGTTCCGCACCGGCACCGGCACTCTCGAATGGGCGGGCGTGGGCCTGGTATTCGGTCCAAACGTGGAAGTGTCCGACAAGTACTACCCGAGGGAGGTGGCCAGCGACATCGTCCCAGTAGTGCTGCACAACATCAAACTCACCGAGGAACTGCTGCTCGAAGCCGCCCGGGTGCGTATCACGGACTTGAGGACCGTCGAGGCCGAGCGCCCGCCTCTCAAAGGCGGACGCACGCGACGCAGGCCCGAGGCCAAGCCCGCAGAGCAGGCGCAGCCAGCAACCGCCGCTAGCCCGGACGACGAACCGCCCCAGCCTGCCCGATCTGCGCCAGGCGAGACAGCGGCTGCCGTCGCGAGCGGCCAACCTACTGGCCCAGAGCAAACCAGCACTGCCGAGCCGGCCCTAGCCGAGGAACCCCACAAGCAGTCGCAGCCTGCAGCAGCTGCCGCAGAACCAGCTGCGTTCCGTGCCCCGATCCTGGGCTGGGACGCCACCACCGGCGAGGAAGTGCGCTGGCATCCGGCCGGCCCGGAGCAGGGTGTCCTGCAGAACGGCCACATGGAAGTCTGGGGCAGCTCGGGAATGGGCAAGACGCAGTTCACGATGAGCCTGCTCGCACAGCTCGCCCACCACAGCGGAAGCAAGTTCGGCATCGCCGACTTCAAGAACGACTATAGCGACGAGACCGGCTTCCCCCATCTGGCCGGCGCGACGTTCCTCGACCTCTGGAACGACGGCGCCCCGTACAACCCCCTCGCGCTCGACGACTTCACCGACCGCTCGGTCGACACCGCCGTCATCGAGCTGCGAGACACCGTCGAAGTCGCCACCAAATCGTTCACCCGGATCGGCGTCAGGCAGCGCGGCAAGCTGGAGAAGGCGTTGCGAAGCGCCTATGCGACCGGCCGAAAGGAGGGCCGCTGGCCGACACTCCGGCTGCTAGACGACGAGCTCGACGACGACCTGAAGGGGGTCATCGGCGACCTCACCCGCAACGAACTGTTCCGCGAGGGCCCCCCGCTCGGCGAGGTCATCGACCAGAACGTCGTCTTCGGGCTGAGCCGCATCCCAGGCAACGGTCAGACGACTGTCCTGGCCGCCGGGTTCATCCTCTCGGCCCTGCTCCTGCGAGTGCAGTCGCTGCCGCCCGTGCCAAACTCCGTCCGCTATATCGCGGTGGTGGACGAAGCCCACCGGGTCGCCGCCTTCAAGGCCGTCGATACCATGATCCGGGAAGGCCGTTCGAAGGGGCTAGGCGTCGTGCTCGCCACTCAGCAGCCCGGAGACCTGCCCGATGTGGTCGCCACCAACGCCCAGACCAAGGTGTGCTTCCGCCTGCCAGACGCCACCGTCGCAGCCTCAGCAGCCCGCAAGCTCAACCCGAACGACACGCGGCTAGCCGAACAGATCCGCACACTGGGCAAAGGCGAGGCCCTGGTCAGCTTCGGCGGAACCAAGCCGCGCCTGCTGCGCATGGCACAGGCATACCGCGACCGCCGCGATCTTGAACTCCCCGACGAGGACGCCACAACCACGCGATGA